A stretch of Leisingera sp. S132 DNA encodes these proteins:
- a CDS encoding flavodoxin family protein: MTKLLIVYHSRTGGSRRMAEAAAEAARGETRTVLKRAEDTMPQDLLAADGYLFCAPENLAALSGQMKEFFDRCYYPVLGQIEGRPYAQMVCAGSDGENAARQCARIATGWRLKEVQKPLIICTHAQTPEAILAEKVIPEEQLEACRELGLALGAGLAMGVF; encoded by the coding sequence ATGACAAAGCTCCTGATCGTTTATCACTCACGGACCGGCGGCAGCCGCCGGATGGCGGAGGCGGCGGCGGAAGCTGCGCGCGGTGAGACCCGGACGGTTCTGAAGCGGGCCGAAGACACCATGCCGCAGGATCTGCTGGCGGCGGATGGCTACCTCTTCTGCGCGCCGGAGAACCTGGCGGCACTGTCCGGCCAGATGAAGGAATTCTTTGACCGCTGCTATTATCCGGTGCTGGGCCAAATAGAGGGGCGGCCTTATGCGCAGATGGTCTGCGCCGGCTCCGACGGGGAGAACGCGGCCCGGCAATGCGCGCGGATTGCCACCGGCTGGCGTCTGAAAGAGGTACAGAAGCCGCTGATTATCTGCACGCATGCTCAGACACCCGAGGCCATTCTGGCCGAGAAGGTGATCCCGGAGGAACAGCTGGAGGCCTGCCGCGAGCTGGGGCTGGCACTGGGCGCGGGGCTGGCGATGGGGGTGTTTTGA
- a CDS encoding zinc-finger domain-containing protein, producing MSTEAPETRIVNSRKVACDGSEGALGHPRVYLQIPEEQGWVECPYCDCKYVYEDAAKAAE from the coding sequence ATGAGCACCGAAGCGCCGGAAACCAGGATCGTGAACAGCCGCAAGGTGGCCTGCGACGGCAGCGAGGGCGCGCTGGGGCATCCGCGGGTCTATCTGCAGATCCCGGAGGAGCAGGGCTGGGTCGAATGCCCCTATTGCGACTGCAAATACGTCTATGAGGACGCGGCCAAGGCGGCGGAGTGA
- a CDS encoding ABC transporter ATP-binding protein produces MSADAIQIKALRKIYKGHKGQPEKHALKGVDLTVPRGSVFGLLGPNGAGKSTLINILAGLVRKTSGSVSIWGFDQDANPRQARAAIGVMPQELNLDPFFTPRGALEVQAGLYGVPKHERHSDEILRMIGLEDKAEAYARTLSGGMRRRLLLGKALVHRPSVLVLDEPTAGVDIELRQMLWENIRRLNAQGMTIILTTHYLEEAEEMCDEIAIINQGEVVARDSKSSLLGRLDAKTMVVQPAVPVTVLPQGDGIEAELREDGAVCLRYRSQATSAEDVLAAVHAAGISIRDVKTEEADLEDVFLSLTKAG; encoded by the coding sequence ATGAGTGCGGACGCAATCCAGATCAAAGCTTTGCGGAAAATCTACAAGGGCCACAAAGGCCAGCCGGAGAAACACGCGCTCAAGGGCGTTGACCTGACGGTGCCGCGCGGTTCTGTGTTCGGCCTGCTCGGCCCCAACGGCGCGGGCAAATCCACCCTGATCAACATCCTCGCAGGCCTGGTGCGCAAGACCTCCGGCTCGGTTTCGATCTGGGGCTTTGACCAGGACGCAAACCCGCGCCAGGCCCGTGCCGCCATCGGGGTGATGCCGCAGGAACTGAACCTGGATCCGTTCTTCACCCCGCGCGGCGCGCTGGAGGTGCAGGCTGGTCTTTACGGCGTGCCCAAGCACGAGCGCCACAGCGACGAGATTCTGAGGATGATCGGGCTGGAGGACAAGGCAGAGGCCTATGCCCGGACCCTGAGCGGCGGCATGCGGCGGCGGCTTTTGCTGGGCAAGGCGCTGGTCCACCGTCCCAGCGTGCTGGTGCTGGACGAACCCACCGCGGGCGTCGACATCGAACTGCGCCAGATGCTGTGGGAGAACATCCGCAGACTGAACGCCCAAGGCATGACCATCATCCTCACCACCCATTATCTGGAGGAAGCCGAGGAGATGTGCGACGAGATCGCCATCATCAACCAGGGCGAGGTGGTGGCGCGCGACAGCAAGTCCAGCCTCCTGGGACGGCTCGACGCCAAGACCATGGTGGTGCAGCCCGCGGTGCCGGTTACGGTGCTGCCGCAGGGCGACGGCATCGAGGCCGAACTGCGCGAAGACGGCGCCGTCTGCTTGCGTTACCGCAGCCAGGCCACCAGCGCCGAGGACGTGCTGGCCGCGGTCCACGCCGCCGGCATTTCGATCCGCGACGTCAAGACTGAGGAAGCCGATCTGGAAGATGTGTTCCTGTCGCTGACCAAGGCGGGGTGA
- a CDS encoding helix-turn-helix transcriptional regulator, with amino-acid sequence MAPGFLKLPKVSPDDLKAFGLAVKRHRTLRGWTLDQLGAEFDPPVGKSFISKVEKGKKEALSARTVGRFINALGLDADWIDRFLDVEDSADSDETETEQEADRLMKAVAHDPSIPQGSEDLLILLANQHAQGSYTDRITAFVGLREALRAAERIRERGEMPAGNADSQFNAVMKEVAQLNAHGEVDAADALLEAEEKRMLQLHKAERDRMEQQAQLLLERRLDQDRLRDDPAAAADRLIRDLHRRAPAGGIVKSTDDTLHEWCRNGERQGDPFDLRVALVLANRNFKRAKGWQKGIALNSLGICRESIGRRRAGLEMLQSAEQAYRAALKFMDKKRDRGNWSATLGNLGSVLAVIGRRREDPVTHREAIACHLKVLDMSSKDNKVEDWATAQRNLGSALSGLGALEQDADGCWAAMEAYQAALPVFTSKMTLEQRARITVSIAICYRHLARILGDHVFFDQAEDAYGKALQILKPDTAPYDWANTVGGLGELALDRFAVDPDPNLLDEAEARLMEAKSIMSKSDEVLNDRIDDLLSKIAGARCGLGGT; translated from the coding sequence GTGGCCCCCGGTTTCCTGAAGTTGCCCAAAGTTTCCCCCGATGATCTCAAAGCCTTTGGCCTGGCCGTCAAAAGGCACCGGACCCTGCGTGGCTGGACGCTGGACCAGCTGGGCGCAGAGTTTGATCCGCCTGTCGGCAAATCTTTCATCTCCAAGGTTGAAAAGGGAAAGAAGGAGGCCCTGAGCGCGCGCACAGTGGGCCGGTTCATCAACGCGCTGGGCTTGGATGCCGATTGGATTGACCGCTTCCTTGATGTGGAGGACAGCGCGGACAGCGATGAAACCGAAACGGAGCAGGAAGCCGACCGGCTGATGAAAGCGGTCGCGCACGATCCCTCGATTCCGCAGGGCAGTGAAGACCTGCTGATCTTGCTCGCCAACCAGCATGCACAGGGGAGTTACACCGACCGGATCACCGCTTTTGTCGGCCTGCGCGAAGCCTTGCGGGCTGCGGAACGGATCCGTGAGCGGGGTGAAATGCCTGCGGGCAATGCGGACTCACAGTTCAACGCCGTCATGAAAGAGGTGGCGCAGCTCAACGCCCATGGCGAAGTTGATGCCGCCGACGCGCTGCTTGAAGCCGAAGAAAAGCGCATGCTTCAGCTCCACAAGGCAGAACGCGACCGCATGGAGCAGCAGGCGCAGCTGCTGCTGGAGCGGCGCCTGGACCAGGACCGGCTTCGGGATGATCCGGCTGCTGCGGCGGACAGGTTGATCCGTGATCTGCACCGGCGCGCGCCTGCCGGGGGAATAGTCAAGTCGACCGATGACACGTTGCACGAATGGTGTAGGAACGGAGAGCGCCAGGGCGATCCGTTTGATCTGAGGGTCGCATTGGTTCTTGCAAATCGGAATTTCAAACGCGCAAAAGGCTGGCAAAAGGGCATAGCACTAAATTCTCTTGGAATCTGTAGAGAATCAATTGGGCGCCGCCGAGCCGGTTTGGAGATGTTGCAGTCTGCGGAGCAAGCTTATCGTGCTGCTTTGAAATTCATGGACAAGAAGCGTGACCGAGGAAACTGGTCTGCGACACTTGGCAATCTAGGCAGTGTACTGGCAGTTATTGGAAGGCGTAGAGAGGATCCTGTTACACACCGGGAAGCAATTGCCTGTCACCTCAAAGTCCTTGATATGAGCTCAAAGGATAACAAAGTCGAAGACTGGGCAACCGCACAAAGGAATCTTGGTAGCGCGCTTTCTGGTCTCGGGGCGTTGGAGCAGGACGCGGACGGATGCTGGGCAGCAATGGAGGCTTATCAGGCTGCATTGCCGGTATTCACTTCGAAGATGACGCTAGAACAGCGGGCGCGAATAACTGTAAGCATTGCCATTTGCTACCGGCATCTGGCTCGAATTTTGGGAGATCATGTGTTTTTTGATCAAGCTGAGGATGCCTATGGCAAGGCGCTACAGATCCTCAAACCTGACACGGCTCCCTATGACTGGGCCAACACAGTGGGCGGTCTTGGCGAACTTGCCCTGGACCGGTTTGCAGTCGATCCTGACCCAAACCTGCTGGATGAAGCTGAAGCGCGTCTGATGGAGGCAAAATCAATCATGTCCAAGTCAGATGAAGTTCTGAATGACCGGATTGACGACCTGCTCTCCAAGATCGCCGGAGCCCGCTGCGGGCTTGGCGGCACCTAA
- a CDS encoding DUF1203 domain-containing protein, producing MTKITALPTDTVRALQNGGPDAHGQMPERTVSDGGGNPCRHCLQYIPEGQEMLILAHRPFPEAQPYAETGPIFLCADPCERHEGTEVPEVLENAPDYLIKGYSTGHRIVYGTGIVIPQAEMMARAEAIFADERVDYIHIRSSRNNCYQARIDRG from the coding sequence ATGACCAAGATCACCGCCCTGCCCACTGACACCGTCCGCGCCCTGCAGAATGGCGGTCCCGACGCCCATGGCCAGATGCCGGAGCGCACGGTGTCGGACGGCGGCGGCAACCCCTGCCGCCACTGCCTGCAATACATCCCCGAAGGCCAGGAGATGCTGATCCTCGCCCACCGCCCCTTCCCCGAGGCGCAGCCCTATGCCGAGACCGGACCCATATTCCTGTGCGCGGACCCTTGCGAACGCCATGAAGGGACAGAGGTGCCGGAGGTGCTGGAGAACGCGCCGGACTATCTGATCAAGGGCTACAGCACCGGGCACCGCATCGTTTACGGCACCGGCATTGTCATTCCGCAGGCGGAGATGATGGCACGGGCGGAGGCGATTTTTGCCGATGAACGGGTGGACTACATCCACATCCGGTCGTCGCGCAACAACTGCTATCAGGCGCGGATCGACCGGGGGTGA
- a CDS encoding error-prone DNA polymerase → MFAEFACLSNFTFLTGASHPEEYAARALTLGLGAFAIADENSVAGIVRAHAECRDIARRVAERQAWDRQNTPIGPPRPAGIAQPASFPVYETVRLIPAAKLIFTDAPDVIALPVTRAGWGSLTRLLSTGRLRAEKGSCTLHLSDLLDFAEGLHLLLLPQAQHLPGGADGWVPHMDGLTRRFGSRMHLMMAPAYDGGDRARFARLADLAARLNLLPLASAAPRMHHGSRRRLGDVLSAIRLRCKVEELGRAAMANAEQRLRSEAEMRRLFRGHEAAVDNAALLAAQLTFSLDELRYDYPDEGRESETPPQRLRRLAEEGLRWRYPGGAPDKVRGLLEHELALIAKLKYDPYFLTVRDIVAFARSRGILCQGRGSAANSVVCYCLGVTSVSPELGTMVFERFVSEARDEPPDIDVDFEHERREEVIQWIYERYGRERAGLCATVIHYRGKRAIREVGRAMGLTEDTISAMSSQLWGFFSSKGVEAERMREIGLDPASRRLQLTLQLVEQIIGFPRHLSQHVGGFIITQGRLDELVPIENATMEGRTVICWDKDDIDTLGILKVDVLSLGMLTCIRKAFDLMRQHHQLDYSLATLPPEDPAVYNMLCRADSIGVFQVESRAQMNFLPRMRPRHFYDLVIEVAIVRPGPIQGDMVHPYIRRRNKEEPVHFPSDALGEVLGKTLGVPLFQEQAMQIAIVGAGFTPEQADRLRRSLATFKKHGNVSEFRSLFLRGMARNGYDQEFSERCFSQIEGFGSYGFPESHAASFALLVYASAWIKCHHPGIFACALLNSQPMGFYAPAQIVRDAREHGVDVRPVCINNSYWDNVMEPDGHGGLALRLGFRQVKGLRDEDAAWLTAARGNGYHEVEDIWRKAGIAPPVIERLAEADAFAALGLNRREALWAAKAITARKPLPLFARELEGEGIYEPDADLPKMGLGEEVVEDYVAMRLSLRAHPVALIRHLLTPQDRGGGAQGGPGD, encoded by the coding sequence ATGTTTGCCGAATTCGCCTGTCTCTCGAACTTCACCTTCCTCACCGGGGCCTCCCACCCGGAGGAGTATGCGGCGCGCGCGCTGACGCTGGGCTTGGGTGCCTTTGCCATTGCGGACGAAAACTCGGTGGCGGGCATCGTGCGCGCCCATGCGGAGTGCCGCGATATCGCCCGCCGGGTGGCAGAGCGGCAGGCCTGGGACCGGCAGAACACCCCGATCGGCCCGCCGCGGCCCGCGGGTATTGCGCAGCCCGCCTCCTTCCCGGTTTATGAAACCGTGCGGCTGATCCCGGCCGCAAAGCTGATCTTCACCGATGCGCCGGACGTCATTGCCCTGCCGGTGACCCGCGCGGGCTGGGGCAGCCTGACCCGGCTGCTCTCAACCGGGCGGCTCAGGGCGGAAAAGGGCAGCTGCACCCTGCATCTCTCGGACCTCCTGGACTTTGCGGAGGGCCTGCACCTGCTCCTGCTGCCGCAGGCGCAGCATCTGCCCGGCGGCGCGGATGGATGGGTGCCGCATATGGATGGGCTGACGCGCCGCTTTGGCTCCCGCATGCACCTGATGATGGCGCCTGCTTATGACGGCGGCGACCGGGCGCGCTTTGCCCGGCTGGCGGACCTCGCCGCCCGTCTGAACCTGCTGCCCCTGGCCAGCGCCGCCCCCAGAATGCACCACGGCAGCCGCCGCCGCCTGGGCGACGTGCTGAGTGCCATCCGGCTGCGCTGCAAGGTGGAGGAGCTGGGCCGCGCCGCCATGGCCAACGCGGAGCAGCGCCTGCGGTCAGAGGCCGAGATGCGCCGCCTGTTCCGGGGGCATGAGGCCGCGGTGGACAATGCCGCCCTTCTGGCAGCGCAGCTGACCTTCTCGCTGGATGAGCTGCGTTATGATTACCCGGACGAGGGCCGCGAAAGCGAAACCCCGCCCCAGCGCCTGCGGCGGCTGGCGGAGGAGGGGCTCCGCTGGCGCTACCCGGGCGGCGCGCCGGACAAGGTGCGCGGCCTGCTGGAGCATGAACTCGCCCTGATCGCCAAGCTGAAATACGACCCCTATTTCCTCACCGTGCGCGACATCGTCGCCTTTGCCCGCTCCCGCGGGATCCTCTGCCAGGGGCGCGGCTCGGCGGCGAATTCGGTGGTCTGCTACTGTCTGGGCGTCACCTCCGTCAGCCCGGAACTGGGCACCATGGTGTTCGAGCGTTTCGTCTCCGAGGCCCGCGACGAGCCGCCCGACATCGACGTCGATTTCGAACACGAGCGGCGCGAGGAGGTGATCCAGTGGATCTATGAACGCTACGGCCGTGAGCGCGCAGGGCTCTGCGCCACGGTGATCCACTACCGCGGCAAACGCGCCATCCGCGAGGTGGGCCGCGCCATGGGACTGACCGAGGATACCATCTCTGCCATGTCCTCGCAGCTCTGGGGGTTCTTCAGCAGCAAGGGGGTAGAGGCCGAGCGGATGCGCGAGATCGGGCTGGACCCCGCGAGCCGCCGCCTGCAGCTGACCCTGCAGCTGGTGGAGCAGATCATCGGCTTCCCGCGCCACCTCAGCCAGCATGTGGGCGGCTTCATCATCACCCAGGGGCGCTTGGACGAACTGGTGCCCATTGAAAACGCCACCATGGAGGGGCGCACGGTCATCTGCTGGGACAAGGACGACATCGACACGCTGGGCATCCTCAAGGTCGATGTGCTGTCGCTGGGCATGCTCACTTGCATCCGCAAGGCGTTTGATCTGATGCGCCAGCACCACCAGCTGGACTACAGCCTGGCCACCCTGCCGCCCGAGGACCCGGCGGTCTACAACATGCTGTGCCGCGCCGACAGCATCGGGGTGTTTCAGGTCGAAAGCCGGGCGCAGATGAACTTTCTGCCCCGGATGCGGCCGCGCCATTTCTATGATCTGGTGATCGAGGTCGCCATCGTCCGCCCCGGCCCGATCCAGGGCGACATGGTGCACCCCTATATCCGCCGCAGGAACAAGGAGGAGCCGGTGCATTTCCCATCGGATGCGCTGGGCGAGGTCTTGGGCAAGACCCTCGGCGTGCCGCTGTTTCAGGAGCAGGCGATGCAGATCGCCATCGTCGGCGCCGGCTTCACCCCGGAGCAGGCCGACCGGCTGCGGCGGTCTTTGGCGACCTTCAAGAAGCATGGCAATGTCAGCGAATTCCGCAGCCTGTTCCTGCGCGGCATGGCCAGGAACGGCTATGATCAGGAGTTCTCCGAACGCTGCTTTTCCCAGATCGAGGGCTTCGGCTCCTACGGGTTTCCGGAAAGCCATGCGGCGAGTTTCGCGCTGCTGGTCTATGCCTCGGCCTGGATCAAGTGCCACCATCCGGGCATCTTTGCCTGCGCGCTGCTGAACTCCCAGCCGATGGGATTTTACGCGCCCGCACAGATCGTCCGCGACGCCCGCGAGCACGGAGTCGATGTGCGCCCGGTCTGCATCAACAACTCCTACTGGGACAACGTGATGGAGCCGGACGGCCACGGCGGGCTGGCGCTGCGGCTGGGGTTCCGGCAGGTGAAGGGCCTGCGCGATGAGGACGCCGCTTGGCTCACGGCCGCCCGTGGCAACGGCTACCATGAGGTCGAGGACATCTGGCGCAAGGCCGGTATCGCGCCGCCGGTGATCGAGCGGCTGGCCGAGGCGGATGCCTTTGCCGCCCTTGGCCTGAACCGGCGCGAGGCCTTGTGGGCCGCCAAGGCGATCACCGCCCGCAAACCGCTGCCGCTGTTTGCCCGCGAGCTGGAGGGCGAGGGGATCTATGAGCCGGACGCCGACCTGCCGAAGATGGGCTTGGGCGAGGAGGTGGTGGAGGATTATGTCGCTATGCGCCTGTCCCTGCGGGCGCATCCGGTAGCGCTGATCCGGCATTTGCTGACGCCGCAGGACAGGGGCGGCGGCGCGCAGGGCGGGCCGGGCGATTGA